One window from the genome of Candidatus Hinthialibacter antarcticus encodes:
- a CDS encoding enolase C-terminal domain-like protein encodes MSLPVHICDVKTSYEDHAYRAPLKFGGIVTDKVTLLNVVVRVEDAQGRSAQGFGSMPLGNVWSFPSKVHSYDETLAAMKALADAIQSITNSCSESGHPVELSAMLEPHYLKAAEQVSNQLQLKEPIPKLCALVVACTFDAAIHDAYGKLHGVSSYAALGGEFLTSDLSEFLDERFKGESLQQYVSPEPKPRMPLYHLVGAVDPLEECDIAKRLNDGMPETLPEWIRHDGLTHLKIKLNGDNLDWDVERVARVDQITEETQREQGVDDWVYSLDFNERCESVDYLLAFLAKIEERAPRAMQRAQYIEQPTARDLKAHPENKMHKAAAIKPVVIDESLVDYETLLLAREQGYTGVALKACKGISQALLMGAAAQKFDMFLCVQDLTCPGASFLLSAGLAAHVPPVAAIEGNARQYVPGANHGWADRYPTVFTVAGGSIDTSSINGPGLGVEPLSS; translated from the coding sequence ATGTCGTTGCCTGTCCATATTTGCGATGTTAAGACATCCTATGAAGATCACGCCTACCGCGCACCGTTAAAATTCGGCGGCATCGTGACTGACAAAGTGACGCTTTTGAATGTGGTTGTCCGTGTTGAGGACGCGCAGGGGCGCAGCGCGCAAGGCTTTGGCTCGATGCCGTTAGGCAACGTGTGGTCGTTCCCGTCGAAAGTGCATAGTTACGATGAAACCTTGGCGGCAATGAAAGCGCTTGCTGACGCAATTCAGTCCATCACAAATTCGTGCAGTGAAAGCGGTCATCCGGTTGAACTCAGCGCGATGTTAGAACCGCACTATCTCAAAGCCGCTGAACAAGTATCCAACCAACTCCAACTCAAAGAGCCGATCCCGAAACTATGCGCACTGGTGGTCGCTTGCACATTTGATGCGGCGATCCATGACGCTTATGGAAAATTGCACGGCGTCAGTTCGTATGCCGCGTTGGGCGGAGAATTTCTCACTAGCGATCTAAGCGAATTTTTGGATGAGCGCTTCAAGGGCGAGTCGCTGCAGCAATACGTTTCGCCTGAGCCGAAGCCGCGCATGCCCTTATATCATTTGGTGGGTGCGGTGGACCCGTTGGAAGAGTGCGATATTGCCAAACGCCTCAATGACGGGATGCCCGAAACGCTGCCGGAGTGGATTCGCCATGATGGATTAACGCATTTGAAAATCAAATTGAATGGCGACAACCTCGATTGGGATGTTGAGCGCGTCGCCCGCGTTGACCAAATTACGGAAGAAACCCAACGTGAACAGGGCGTAGACGACTGGGTCTATTCGCTCGATTTTAACGAGCGTTGTGAAAGCGTTGATTATTTGCTGGCGTTTCTGGCGAAGATCGAAGAACGCGCCCCCCGCGCCATGCAACGCGCGCAATATATCGAGCAGCCCACCGCGCGCGATTTGAAAGCGCATCCTGAAAATAAAATGCACAAGGCGGCGGCGATTAAGCCCGTCGTGATTGATGAGTCGCTGGTCGATTATGAAACCTTGCTGCTGGCGCGTGAACAAGGCTACACCGGCGTCGCGTTAAAAGCGTGTAAGGGAATCTCGCAGGCGTTATTGATGGGCGCGGCGGCGCAGAAGTTTGATATGTTTTTATGCGTACAAGACCTGACATGCCCCGGCGCGTCGTTCTTGCTTTCCGCCGGGTTGGCCGCGCACGTCCCGCCGGTCGCGGCGATAGAAGGCAATGCGCGCCAGTACGTCCCCGGCGCCAACCACGGCTGGGCGGACCGCTATCCAACAGTGTTCACGGTTGCGGGCGGCAGTATTGATACATCAAGCATCAATGGCCCCGGCTTGGGAGTCGAACCGCTTTCGTCATGA
- the pyrE gene encoding orotate phosphoribosyltransferase yields the protein MNAESQAFSTSRIENLLSLDIESVRKQAKRMLIKRALHVARDDRNFVLASGQPSKYFVDGKRVTMRADGLAILSRLVWEEIRDLDIDAIGGPTLGADPLAAGVSMMSYMAGRPIDFFVVRKERQQHGLGRRIEGADIANKRIALLEDVITTGASLLSVIQAVREQDAEVKKIVAVVCRQDTAAETFAKGNMEYTSLFSLSELLDAAL from the coding sequence TTGAAAATTTGTTATCGCTTGATATTGAATCGGTGCGAAAACAAGCGAAGCGCATGTTGATCAAACGGGCTTTGCATGTCGCTCGTGATGACCGCAATTTTGTGCTTGCCTCCGGCCAGCCGTCAAAATACTTTGTCGACGGAAAACGAGTTACCATGCGGGCGGACGGTTTGGCGATTCTCTCGCGTCTGGTGTGGGAAGAGATTCGGGATTTAGACATTGACGCTATTGGCGGCCCAACCCTTGGGGCCGATCCACTGGCGGCGGGCGTGTCGATGATGAGCTACATGGCGGGCCGCCCCATCGACTTTTTCGTTGTCCGCAAAGAACGGCAACAGCATGGACTCGGGCGACGGATTGAGGGCGCGGATATCGCGAACAAACGGATCGCCTTGCTTGAAGACGTGATTACCACTGGCGCGTCGTTGCTCAGCGTCATTCAGGCCGTCCGTGAACAGGACGCGGAGGTGAAGAAGATTGTTGCTGTGGTGTGTCGTCAAGATACCGCTGCGGAAACCTTCGCCAAAGGCAATATGGAATATACGTCTTTGTTCTCTCTTTCCGAATTACTCGACGCCGCCCTCTAA